Sequence from the Methanobacteriales archaeon HGW-Methanobacteriales-1 genome:
CTCTGAAATACCAAAAGATAAAAAATCTTTCATTTTAAGGTTTCTCTCAGGGCTGCACATTCCAAAGTCATTGATTCTAAACTCAATATTATCTTTTATGGATTCTGAATCGAGTTTCTCTATTCCCCTATACTTATGAAATATAGGGCAGTAATCAATTTGAGGATCTCCAACATCCACAACTTTTCCATCTTTAACAATGATTTTGGCCTTCCCCATAGCTTCAATAACGTGTTCGTCCATTTTTACATCTCATTTTTACGTATCCATTTATAGACAATTTAAGTTTTAAAAAAATTTATGCTAATTAACAGTAAATAACTAGATTTAAACTGAAATAACTTATTTAGTTTATATAATTTAGAAAAGATAAATCTGATGCCCTGAAAAATCTCATTTAATAGAAAACTTTAAATTATAGAAAAACTGATGTTTTATAAGTCACGCGCCGGGGTGGCTCAGCTGGTTAGAGCGCACGGCTCATAGGGTATTAAGCAGTGCTCTGACTTTTTCCTGGGATACCGTGAGGCCGCGGGTTCGAATCCCGCTCCCGGCACTCTCATTTATTTATCCCAACGAGAAAGAAAGGTTCTAAGATCAATCGAATCTAAAGAACCTTTAAAAACCAGCTAAAATTTTATTATTTTTGATTTTATTTTCATTCTTTTTATTATAAATATTAAATAATTCTAAAGTATCTATTAAATTTTTTAGAATCTGTTTTTTGATAATACTTGTTTGAGTCAATGGACATTGTTTTTTAGGTTCAGTGAATCTGGTTTTTTCTAATTCATAATTAGGAATATATTTAATGTATTAAATCATTATTTAACATTAAATAAATTAAATACCGGAGAGAGAACCATGACTAAGTACTCCATAAATGAATTTGTTTATAATACCGCAGAAAAAGAAGATGCTGGAAAAGAATTGTTTGAACTTGAAAACGATTATACCCTCTATGTAAATTTAAATGGTAAAGTATGGGTCAAATTAGGATCCATGATTGCCTATGCTGGAGATATAAGGTTCAAAAAAGAAAGTAGCCTAGAAGGAGGAGTTAGTAAATTCCTTAAAAAGGCAGTCACCGGAGAAGGAGCCCACATGATGGAAGCCAATGGATATGGTAACCTTTATCTAGCTGATGACGGTAAAAGAATAGCCATTTTAAAATTAAATAATGAAAAAATATACGTCAATGGAAACGATGTTATGGCCTTTGAAGAAAGCATTGACTGGGACATCAGCATGATGAAGGGCTCGGGTAGTTCTTTAGCTGGTAATTTGTTTAACATGAAATTGCAGGGCACTGGAATGGTAGCCATTACTACCCATTATACTCCATTAACCTTAATTGTGACACCAGACCGGCCAGTTTACACTGATCCTAATGCCACTGTGGCCTGGTCCGGGACATTAAGACCAGAAATAAAAACAGATATAAGTTTCAAATCCTTAACTGGACGTGGAAGTGGAGAAGAATTCCAGATGAAATTCGAAGGCGAAGGTTTTGTAGTTGTTCAGCCTTTTGAAGAAATTACTCCTATACAATAAATAAGCCTGAAAATAATCCTTAAAATCAGTTTATTTAATAGCTGGTTTTAATCTTTTTTTATTTAATCCCCTAAACGAATTTAAAATTTAAATAATTCCATAATTTTAATTAATAATATCAATAAATAAAATTTATTAAATTAATTTCAAATTTAAGTAATATTTATAATCATTAAAGCGTGTTTCTATGCCAAAAAGATACGAAGGGATGGCCTACTGGGAAATAGTAAGTAGACAAATGAGTATTGTGAATAAAAATCAACAAGAAAAGCTTAAAGATTCTAAAATAACTGTAATCGGTTGTGGAGGAATTGGAGGAGCCGCTATTGAAATGTTGGTCCGTATGGGTGTAGGTCATATAAAAATTGTGGACAAAGACTCATTTGATGTATCTAATATCAACCGCCAGCTTATGAGCAGCTTTTACTGTGTAGGAAAATCAAAAACTCAGGTTACTAAAGAAACCATTAGCTCCATAAATCCATTTATTGAAGTTGAAGTCTTTGAAGGCGAATTAAATGAATCTAATGTAGAAGAAATCATTGAAGATAGTGACTTAGTAATTGATGCCCTGGACAATCTAGTTTCCAGGATTATTTTAAACCGTCAAGCTAGAGAACTTGAGATTCCATTCATTCACGGAGCTATTCACGGCACCATGGGCCATTTATGCGTTTTTAATAAAGAAACACCATCTTATGAAGAATTATTTAAATTACCATCATTAGATAATGATTTAACACCCGAAGTCATTGCAGAAGTCCTTAAATTAAGTCAAGAGATTCCTCCTGTTTTAGGGCCAGTGCCTAACATAGTTGGTTGCTTGCAGGCCTCTGAGGCATTTAAGATCATTACAGGAAAAGGAAAAGTCATTCTGGCCCCGAAGGTTTTGAATTTTGATTTAATGCGTGGGGAACCATTCTCAATGATTGAATTATGACCAATATGGAAATAAAATAAATAAAAATAAAGATTCAATCCTGAACCAGAATTAATTTTCCAGTTTTAGGATCTTTATAAACATTCCCCACTTGAACATATCCTTTTCCACTGCCAGACTCAGTTTCAGTAGTATTATTTATCTCCTTACCTAATTTAGTCTCTACAGTTTGTTTTAGTAATTGAGAAACCTCTTTTTTTTCCTGTGGAGTCATATCACTAAATACCACACTTTCAATATTCATGGACATTACCGTGAATATCAAAAATCCCACAGCCAAAACCAACATACAGTCCACCATATTAACTGCATAGATCATAGGATCTATTTCATCATCATTGGAGAACAGTTTTCTTTTTTTCCTCAGGATTTTAAAACCTCCAGAACCGATTCTGCCAGAGTATCAAGACTGGAAATATCTTCTTCATACCATCTGCGCCTTAATTTAGATATAGTAAATCCCAGAGCTGCTGATGCCATACCAAGTATAGCAGCATCAA
This genomic interval carries:
- a CDS encoding molybdopterin biosynthesis protein MoeB — protein: MPKRYEGMAYWEIVSRQMSIVNKNQQEKLKDSKITVIGCGGIGGAAIEMLVRMGVGHIKIVDKDSFDVSNINRQLMSSFYCVGKSKTQVTKETISSINPFIEVEVFEGELNESNVEEIIEDSDLVIDALDNLVSRIILNRQARELEIPFIHGAIHGTMGHLCVFNKETPSYEELFKLPSLDNDLTPEVIAEVLKLSQEIPPVLGPVPNIVGCLQASEAFKIITGKGKVILAPKVLNFDLMRGEPFSMIEL